GTGTCTGACCCCCAATCAGCTACGCTGGGATCCGTTTGACGTGACCAAAGGCACCAGCTGGGTGAGCGCGCTCCGCCAGGTAGCAGGGGCCGGGGATCCAGCCCTGAAGACAGGCGTGGCTTACTACATCTACGCCGCCGACGAGTCGATGCCGCCACGGACTGCATTCTATAATGCCGATGGCGAATTCCTGATTGTGCCGCAGTCTGGGGCGTTGGACATTGAAACTGAGATGGGCCACATCCTTGTCCGTCCCAACGAAATCTGTGTGATTCCTCGAGGGCTGCGGTACCGCGTCAATCTGTATGACAACATCGAACCGATCCGTGGGTACGTCCTGGAGCTTTTCCAGGGCCATTTCGAGCTGTAGCCAGCTTGCGAAACATCACGTATACATCCATATCTTCTGACGTTGGGCAGGACATGTACAGAGCG
Above is a window of Aspergillus puulaauensis MK2 DNA, chromosome 2, nearly complete sequence DNA encoding:
- a CDS encoding uncharacterized protein (COG:E;~EggNog:ENOG410PM1W;~InterPro:IPR011051,IPR005708;~go_function: GO:0004411 - homogentisate 1,2-dioxygenase activity [Evidence IEA];~go_process: GO:0006559 - L-phenylalanine catabolic process [Evidence IEA];~go_process: GO:0006570 - tyrosine metabolic process [Evidence IEA];~go_process: GO:0055114 - oxidation-reduction process [Evidence IEA]), with translation MPVSQFPIPEKYHYLHGLGSNHETEAKQGALPIGQNSPQKAPFGLYAEKISGTAFTAPRAQNRQAWVYRVLPSCTHTKFSPMDAVPVSSHNDLCLTPNQLRWDPFDVTKGTSWVSALRQVAGAGDPALKTGVAYYIYAADESMPPRTAFYNADGEFLIVPQSGALDIETEMGHILVRPNEICVIPRGLRYRVNLYDNIEPIRGYVLELFQGHFEL